In Lactococcus paracarnosus, a genomic segment contains:
- a CDS encoding pyruvate carboxylase, whose translation MKKLLVANRGEIAIRVFRACSELGISTVAIYAKEDEYSVHRFKADEAYMVGEGKKPIDAYLDSDDIVRIALESGAEAIHPGYGLLSENIDFARKVEAAGLIFVGPTLHHLDIFGDKIKAKEASVAAGVGSIPGTEGPVDLEGALDFGRTFGYPVMIKAALGGGGRGMRVAHNEAEAREGYVRAASEAKSAFGSDEIYVEKYITDPKHIEVQILGDSHGNVVHLYERDCSVQRRNQKVIEVAPSVGMSDDLRMRICDAAVQLCKHVGYINAGTVEFLVKDNEFYFIEVNPRVQVEHTITEAVTGIDIVQAQILISEGANLHQDIKIPLQADMPLLGSAIQCRITTEDPENNFLPDTGIIDTYRSPGGFGVRLDVGNAYSGYEVTPYFDSLLVKVITQATDFSASILKMDRCLREFRIRGVKTNIPFLRNVLNHPEFVAGNAKTTFIDSTTELYNFPRLRDRGNKTMKYVANITVNGFPGISKVSKPYFDETRYPKVKKIETLTTKNILDNQGADAVVDYVKSRKEVLLTDTTLRDAHQSLLATRMRLQDMKKVASSIDQGLPNLFSSEMWGGATFDVAYRFLNESPWYRLRELRKLMPNTMFQMLFRGSNAVGYQNYPDNVIEEFIKVAAHEGMDVFRIFDSLNWLPQMEKSIQAVRDTGKLVEATMCYTGDILDNDRQKYNIKYYKDLAKELQATGAHILAIKDMAGILKPQAAYRLISELKETIDIPLHLHTHDTAGNGVMIYSAAVAAGVDIIDVATSALSSGTSQPSMTSVYYALKNGERTPELDVDNATQVNHYWEDVRKFYTPFEKGLTSPQTEVYSHEMPGGQYTNLQSQAAAVGLGLRFDEVKVMYHTVNMMFGDIIKVTPSSKVVGDMALFMVQNDLTEDDIYDKGETLNFPESVISFFAGDLGQPVGGFPEKLKKIILKDKPFFTDRPGLHAPAVSFEAVTAELTGKLGYTPGRHEVLSYILYPQVFLDYQKMQNEFGSVTLLDTPTFFNGMRVGEKISVEIEKGKTLLIHLDSISEPDNEGNRTLFFNLNGQRREVVIKDTSVKSMTAVKEKAEPSNRHHIGATMPGSVVTVLVKADEKVVKGQPLMVTEAMKMETTIESPADGEIKKIYVKASEAIATQDLLIELK comes from the coding sequence ATGAAAAAACTATTAGTTGCTAACCGTGGTGAAATTGCAATCCGTGTTTTCCGTGCCTGTAGTGAGTTGGGTATTTCAACTGTCGCAATTTATGCTAAAGAAGATGAGTATTCTGTTCACCGTTTCAAAGCAGATGAAGCTTATATGGTTGGTGAAGGAAAAAAACCGATTGATGCGTATTTGGATAGTGATGATATCGTGCGCATTGCCTTAGAATCAGGTGCAGAAGCGATTCACCCAGGGTATGGCTTGCTATCAGAAAATATTGACTTTGCTCGTAAAGTTGAAGCAGCAGGCTTGATTTTTGTCGGCCCAACCTTGCACCATTTGGATATTTTTGGTGACAAAATCAAAGCTAAAGAAGCATCGGTTGCAGCTGGTGTTGGATCAATCCCAGGTACTGAAGGGCCAGTTGACCTAGAAGGTGCTTTAGATTTCGGTCGTACTTTTGGCTACCCAGTCATGATCAAAGCCGCGCTTGGTGGTGGTGGCCGTGGTATGCGTGTCGCCCATAATGAAGCTGAAGCGCGTGAAGGTTATGTACGTGCAGCTTCTGAGGCTAAGTCTGCATTTGGCTCTGATGAAATTTATGTTGAAAAATACATTACGGATCCGAAGCATATCGAAGTACAAATACTTGGTGACTCACATGGCAATGTTGTCCATCTTTATGAGCGTGACTGTTCTGTCCAACGCCGTAATCAAAAAGTGATCGAGGTTGCACCGAGTGTGGGGATGTCAGACGACCTACGTATGCGTATCTGTGATGCAGCAGTCCAACTCTGTAAGCACGTTGGCTACATCAATGCAGGGACAGTTGAGTTCCTAGTAAAAGATAATGAATTCTACTTTATTGAGGTCAATCCACGTGTTCAGGTGGAACATACGATTACAGAAGCTGTAACTGGTATCGACATCGTTCAAGCACAAATCCTGATTTCTGAGGGTGCAAACCTGCATCAGGATATCAAGATTCCTTTGCAAGCTGATATGCCTTTATTAGGATCAGCCATTCAATGTCGGATTACAACAGAAGATCCTGAGAATAATTTCTTACCTGATACTGGGATTATCGACACTTACCGCTCACCGGGTGGCTTTGGCGTCCGATTAGATGTCGGCAATGCCTATTCTGGTTATGAAGTAACGCCATACTTTGATAGTCTGTTAGTTAAAGTCATTACACAAGCAACTGACTTTAGTGCTAGTATTTTAAAAATGGATCGTTGTTTACGTGAGTTCCGAATTCGGGGCGTGAAAACAAATATTCCTTTCCTTAGAAATGTTTTGAATCATCCGGAATTTGTTGCTGGTAATGCAAAAACGACTTTCATCGATAGTACGACTGAACTATATAACTTCCCAAGACTACGTGACCGCGGGAATAAAACAATGAAGTATGTTGCCAATATCACGGTAAATGGCTTCCCAGGTATCAGTAAGGTTTCTAAACCCTACTTTGATGAAACACGCTATCCAAAAGTTAAAAAAATAGAGACCCTCACAACTAAAAATATCCTAGATAATCAAGGTGCAGATGCTGTTGTGGATTATGTGAAATCTCGTAAGGAAGTCTTACTGACAGATACGACATTACGTGATGCCCATCAAAGTCTACTTGCGACACGGATGCGTTTGCAAGATATGAAAAAAGTCGCAAGCTCAATAGATCAAGGTTTGCCTAATTTATTTTCATCAGAAATGTGGGGAGGCGCAACATTTGACGTGGCCTACCGCTTCTTAAATGAAAGTCCCTGGTACCGCCTACGTGAACTACGTAAGTTGATGCCAAATACTATGTTCCAGATGTTATTCCGTGGGTCTAATGCGGTTGGCTATCAAAATTATCCAGATAACGTGATTGAAGAATTCATTAAAGTTGCAGCGCATGAGGGCATGGATGTCTTTCGTATCTTTGACTCATTAAACTGGTTACCACAGATGGAAAAATCTATCCAAGCAGTTCGTGATACAGGCAAGCTGGTTGAGGCAACGATGTGTTATACCGGTGATATCTTAGATAATGACCGTCAGAAATATAATATCAAGTACTATAAAGATTTGGCTAAAGAACTACAAGCAACGGGTGCTCATATCTTAGCAATCAAGGATATGGCAGGTATTCTTAAGCCGCAAGCAGCCTATCGCTTGATATCTGAATTGAAAGAGACGATTGATATTCCACTCCATCTCCATACACATGATACAGCCGGAAATGGTGTGATGATTTATTCTGCAGCAGTAGCAGCAGGTGTCGATATCATTGACGTAGCAACGTCTGCACTATCATCAGGTACAAGTCAGCCTAGTATGACATCAGTTTACTATGCCCTCAAAAATGGCGAACGGACACCAGAGTTAGACGTTGATAATGCAACCCAAGTCAACCATTACTGGGAAGATGTCCGTAAGTTCTACACACCATTTGAAAAAGGCCTCACAAGCCCGCAAACGGAAGTCTATAGCCATGAAATGCCTGGTGGACAATATACCAACCTTCAGTCACAAGCAGCTGCTGTAGGCCTTGGCTTGCGCTTTGACGAGGTCAAGGTGATGTATCATACAGTTAACATGATGTTTGGTGATATCATCAAAGTCACACCATCTTCTAAAGTTGTTGGTGATATGGCCTTGTTCATGGTCCAAAATGACTTAACCGAAGATGATATTTATGATAAAGGAGAGACACTTAACTTCCCTGAGTCAGTCATCAGCTTCTTTGCAGGAGACCTAGGGCAACCGGTAGGTGGCTTCCCAGAGAAATTGAAAAAGATTATTCTTAAAGACAAACCATTTTTCACAGACCGTCCAGGCTTACATGCCCCTGCTGTTAGTTTTGAGGCTGTCACTGCAGAGTTAACTGGAAAGTTAGGCTATACACCAGGTCGTCATGAAGTCTTGAGTTATATTCTATATCCACAAGTTTTCCTAGACTACCAAAAAATGCAAAATGAATTTGGTAGTGTGACCTTGCTTGATACACCAACATTCTTTAATGGGATGCGTGTAGGTGAGAAAATTTCAGTCGAAATTGAAAAAGGTAAAACTTTATTGATTCATTTGGATAGTATTTCTGAGCCAGATAATGAAGGTAATAGAACGCTCTTCTTTAACCTGAATGGGCAACGACGAGAAGTTGTCATCAAAGATACGTCTGTTAAATCGATGACTGCAGTCAAAGAAAAAGCTGAGCCAAGTAATCGCCATCATATCGGGGCAACGATGCCAGGATCAGTTGTTACAGTATTGGTTAAAGCTGATGAGAAGGTCGTTAAGGGTCAGCCGCTTATGGTGACAGAAGCCATGAAGATGGAAACAACGATTGAATCTCCAGCTGACGGTGAAATTAAAAAAATCTATGTCAAGGCATCGGAAGCGATTGCCACTCAAGATTTATTAATTGAATTGAAATGA
- a CDS encoding class II fructose-bisphosphate aldolase: MAIVSAEKFIQAARDNGYGIGGFNTNNLEWTQAILRAAEAKQTPVLIQTSMGAAKYMGGYKMCKLLIETLVESMNITVPVAIHLDHGHFDDALECIEVGYSSLMFDGSHLPIEENLKLAEEVIAKAHAKGISVECEVGSIGGEEDGIVGEGELAPIEDAVAMAKLGVDFLAAGIGNIHGPYPENWKGLHIDHLTKLNEALIAAMGKNVPIVLHGGSGIPDDQIREAIANGVAKINVNTECQLAFAKATREFVAEFNANEAEYMKKKIFDPRKFLKPGFDAITASVEERIDVFGSANKA, encoded by the coding sequence ATGGCAATCGTTTCAGCAGAAAAATTCATTCAAGCCGCTCGTGACAACGGGTACGGAATTGGTGGTTTCAATACGAACAACTTGGAGTGGACTCAAGCTATCTTGCGTGCAGCAGAAGCTAAACAAACACCTGTACTTATCCAAACTTCTATGGGTGCGGCTAAATACATGGGTGGTTACAAAATGTGTAAATTACTCATTGAAACGCTTGTAGAATCAATGAACATTACAGTACCAGTAGCAATTCACCTTGACCACGGTCATTTTGATGACGCTTTGGAATGTATCGAAGTTGGTTACTCTTCATTGATGTTTGATGGATCACACCTTCCAATCGAAGAAAACCTTAAACTTGCTGAAGAAGTTATCGCTAAAGCACATGCTAAAGGTATCTCAGTTGAGTGTGAAGTTGGCTCTATCGGTGGTGAAGAAGACGGTATTGTTGGTGAAGGCGAACTTGCACCAATCGAAGATGCAGTAGCAATGGCTAAACTTGGCGTTGACTTCCTTGCAGCTGGTATCGGTAACATCCACGGACCTTACCCAGAAAACTGGAAAGGTCTTCACATCGACCACTTGACTAAATTAAACGAAGCGCTTATCGCTGCTATGGGCAAAAATGTACCGATCGTATTACACGGTGGTTCAGGAATCCCTGACGATCAAATCCGCGAAGCAATCGCTAACGGTGTTGCTAAAATCAACGTTAACACTGAGTGTCAACTTGCTTTTGCAAAAGCAACTCGCGAATTCGTAGCAGAATTTAACGCTAACGAAGCTGAATACATGAAGAAAAAAATCTTCGACCCACGTAAATTCTTGAAACCTGGTTTCGATGCAATCACTGCTTCAGTTGAAGAACGTATCGACGTTTTCGGTTCAGCAAACAAAGCATAA
- a CDS encoding DUF4044 domain-containing protein: protein MAYKKQQKTTFQKVVMIIVWLMLILTVFAAVAAALAVFV from the coding sequence ATGGCTTATAAAAAACAACAAAAAACGACTTTCCAAAAAGTCGTCATGATCATTGTCTGGTTGATGTTGATTCTAACTGTCTTTGCGGCAGTTGCAGCAGCATTAGCAGTATTCGTTTAA
- a CDS encoding MBL fold metallo-hydrolase produces the protein MTQGFKYSILASGSSGNVTYIETPERKILVDAGLSGKKIEGLMNDIGRSLADVDSLLVTHEHKDHIAGLGVLARKYKMALYANQETWQAIGDGCGKIDNAQKNTFEMGKLLTFGDIDIESFGVSHDAAAPQFYKFMKDGKSFVMLTDTGYVSDRMRGTIENADAYLMESNHDVEILRMGNYPWRLKQRILSDHGHLSNEDGATTALSVIGNQTKKILLGHRSQENNLKELAHLTMENTLMQHDVDTKNGIQVLDTSHVEASPLYSI, from the coding sequence ATGACACAAGGATTTAAATATAGTATATTAGCAAGTGGTTCCTCAGGCAATGTAACCTACATCGAAACGCCAGAACGCAAAATTTTAGTAGACGCTGGCCTATCTGGTAAAAAGATAGAAGGCCTCATGAATGACATCGGTAGAAGCCTAGCAGACGTTGACAGTCTGCTCGTAACCCATGAGCATAAGGACCATATCGCAGGACTAGGTGTTCTTGCACGTAAGTATAAAATGGCACTCTATGCCAATCAAGAGACCTGGCAGGCCATCGGAGACGGCTGTGGGAAGATTGATAACGCGCAAAAGAACACCTTTGAAATGGGCAAATTATTGACCTTTGGTGATATCGATATCGAAAGTTTCGGTGTTAGCCATGATGCTGCTGCTCCCCAGTTTTATAAATTTATGAAAGATGGCAAAAGTTTTGTCATGCTAACAGATACTGGCTACGTGAGCGATCGCATGCGAGGTACGATTGAGAACGCTGACGCCTATCTCATGGAGTCAAACCACGACGTTGAGATCCTTCGTATGGGAAATTATCCTTGGCGCCTGAAACAGCGTATTCTATCTGATCACGGCCATCTCTCTAATGAAGATGGTGCCACAACAGCACTTTCTGTTATTGGTAACCAAACCAAAAAAATATTACTCGGCCACCGCAGCCAAGAAAACAATCTCAAGGAACTCGCCCACCTAACGATGGAGAATACCTTAATGCAACATGATGTCGATACTAAAAATGGTATCCAAGTACTAGATACAAGTCATGTAGAGGCCAGTCCCTTATATAGCATCTGA
- a CDS encoding ATP-binding protein yields the protein MKNKLPFTSSILFKAVILHLLLFSGLFALNPHVFLDQHDAFIRFLSFYILSLIIIIWFTRRISIGLNQISDQISEFTEKKYTVRKQIPGNTEINRLYDKVVDLGEKSEHAQERLESSSTRLNGILTYMTDGVIATDRRGKIVLANTAALEYLNVKEKDILSRKIIDALDIEADYTFRDLLESEPEIIIDCENMMGEFTTLRINFALFRRQSGFISGVVAVLHDVTEQEKNERERRLFVSNVSHELRTPLTSIKSYLEALDEGVLQDPDIAPSFIKVSLKETDRMIRMILDLVTLSRMDSDTIILEKEVINLIAFLHYQLNRFDQIVGNSDANEKQFKIIRQIPLQPIWMEIDTDKLGQVIDNLMNNAIKYSPDGGKVTVSLEQTNTQVLLRITDEGMGIPKKDIPKIFDRFYRVDKARSRNQGGSGLGLAIVRDIVKMHDGFVWAKSDGETGTTFTVVLPYAPLETDNDDEASSWGNQTTDTPSL from the coding sequence ATGAAAAATAAATTACCGTTCACCAGTAGCATTTTATTTAAAGCAGTAATCTTACACCTACTGCTTTTTTCAGGTCTTTTTGCGCTAAATCCACATGTTTTTCTAGACCAACATGATGCATTCATAAGATTTTTATCTTTTTATATCCTGTCACTCATCATTATTATCTGGTTTACCAGACGGATTTCTATTGGCCTAAACCAAATTTCTGATCAAATCAGTGAGTTTACTGAAAAGAAGTATACTGTCAGAAAACAGATTCCAGGTAACACAGAGATCAATCGGCTTTATGATAAAGTGGTTGATTTAGGTGAAAAAAGTGAGCATGCACAAGAGAGGTTAGAATCTTCAAGTACCCGATTAAATGGTATTTTGACTTATATGACTGATGGTGTCATCGCAACAGACCGTCGTGGTAAGATTGTACTAGCTAATACTGCGGCCCTAGAATATTTGAACGTTAAAGAAAAAGATATTTTATCACGTAAAATTATTGATGCGCTTGACATAGAAGCAGATTACACCTTTCGTGATTTGTTAGAATCCGAACCAGAAATCATTATCGACTGCGAAAATATGATGGGTGAGTTTACCACCCTACGCATTAACTTTGCCTTATTCCGTCGTCAATCAGGCTTTATCTCTGGTGTCGTTGCTGTTTTACATGATGTTACTGAACAAGAAAAAAACGAGCGCGAACGCAGGCTGTTCGTTTCAAACGTCTCACATGAGCTTCGTACACCCTTAACGTCTATCAAATCATACCTTGAAGCATTAGATGAAGGTGTATTACAAGATCCAGATATTGCCCCTTCATTCATTAAAGTCTCTCTCAAAGAGACCGACAGAATGATTCGGATGATCCTAGATTTAGTAACACTATCCCGAATGGACTCCGACACGATTATTTTAGAAAAAGAAGTGATTAATCTAATTGCATTCTTGCATTATCAACTCAATCGCTTTGACCAAATTGTTGGTAACTCGGATGCAAATGAAAAGCAATTCAAAATCATCCGTCAAATTCCTTTACAACCAATTTGGATGGAAATTGATACCGATAAACTAGGACAAGTGATCGACAACCTAATGAACAACGCCATCAAATACAGTCCCGACGGGGGTAAGGTTACCGTCAGTCTAGAACAAACCAATACACAAGTCTTACTTAGAATCACTGATGAAGGTATGGGCATACCTAAGAAGGATATCCCTAAGATATTTGACCGATTTTATCGAGTAGACAAGGCACGCAGTCGGAACCAAGGTGGGAGTGGCCTAGGACTCGCGATTGTCCGTGATATTGTCAAAATGCACGATGGCTTCGTCTGGGCTAAATCTGATGGTGAAACAGGGACGACTTTCACTGTTGTCTTACCTTATGCACCACTTGAGACAGACAATGATGACGAAGCGAGCAGTTGGGGCAATCAAACAACTGATACCCCCTCTCTCTGA
- the yycF gene encoding response regulator YycF, protein MKKILVVDDEKPISDIVKFNLTKEGYDVLTAFDGEAALAIFAAEQPDLIILDLMLPKKDGLEVAREVRKSSEVPIIMVSAKDTEFDKVIGLELGADDYVTKPFSNRELLARVKANLRRSNLSTELSATTNDKKEIRIGDISIAPEKYAAYKNDKHIDLTHREFELLHYLAQHTGEVMTREHLLETVWGYDYFGDVRTVDVTIRRLREKVEDTPSRPEYVATRRGVGYYLSDPNEK, encoded by the coding sequence ATGAAGAAAATACTCGTCGTTGATGATGAAAAACCCATCTCAGATATCGTTAAGTTCAACTTAACGAAAGAGGGTTATGACGTTTTAACAGCTTTTGACGGAGAGGCAGCATTAGCTATTTTTGCTGCCGAGCAACCTGATTTGATTATATTAGATTTGATGTTGCCTAAAAAAGATGGACTTGAGGTGGCACGCGAAGTTCGTAAGTCGTCTGAAGTGCCTATTATTATGGTGTCTGCGAAAGATACAGAGTTTGATAAAGTCATCGGCTTGGAACTGGGGGCTGATGATTATGTCACAAAACCATTTTCAAATCGCGAACTATTAGCGCGTGTCAAAGCCAACTTAAGACGCTCAAACCTTAGTACTGAATTGAGTGCTACCACTAATGATAAAAAAGAAATTAGGATTGGTGACATTTCGATTGCCCCAGAAAAATATGCGGCCTATAAGAACGACAAGCATATTGATTTGACACACAGAGAATTCGAGCTGTTACACTATCTAGCGCAACACACCGGTGAAGTGATGACACGCGAGCACCTCCTCGAAACGGTTTGGGGTTATGATTACTTTGGCGATGTAAGAACAGTTGACGTCACAATTCGTCGATTACGTGAAAAGGTCGAAGATACGCCTAGCCGACCAGAATATGTTGCTACAAGACGTGGTGTTGGCTACTATTTAAGTGATCCAAATGAAAAATAA
- a CDS encoding amino acid ABC transporter ATP-binding protein gives MPLIEFKDAEKYYGDYHALKHINLAIEEGQVVVLLGPSGSGKSTLIRTINALEGIEAGQLTVNGHRVDHASKKELVELRKEVGMVFQHFNLYPHKTVLENVTLAPVKVLKKELREATVVAEKYLKFVNMWDKKDAYPGQLSGGQKQRVAIARGLAMNPKLLLFDEPTSALDPETIGDVLSVMQGLAKDGMNMVVVTHEMGFARSVADRIIFMDAGEILEDTTDVAGFFDNPQEPRAKQFLSKIINH, from the coding sequence ATGCCACTTATAGAGTTTAAAGATGCCGAAAAATATTACGGTGACTATCATGCATTGAAGCATATTAATTTAGCAATTGAAGAAGGGCAAGTTGTTGTTTTATTAGGCCCTTCTGGATCGGGTAAGTCTACCTTAATCAGAACAATAAATGCTTTGGAAGGTATTGAAGCGGGTCAATTAACTGTAAATGGTCATCGTGTTGATCATGCCTCGAAAAAAGAGTTAGTAGAGCTTCGCAAGGAAGTTGGGATGGTGTTCCAACATTTTAATCTCTATCCTCATAAAACTGTGCTAGAAAATGTCACATTAGCACCGGTTAAAGTGCTCAAAAAAGAATTACGTGAAGCGACAGTTGTTGCTGAAAAGTACTTGAAGTTTGTTAACATGTGGGATAAAAAAGATGCCTACCCTGGTCAACTTTCCGGTGGTCAAAAGCAACGGGTTGCCATTGCCCGTGGCCTTGCCATGAATCCTAAGCTATTATTATTTGATGAGCCGACCTCAGCATTAGATCCAGAAACAATTGGTGATGTCCTATCAGTGATGCAAGGGCTTGCCAAAGATGGCATGAACATGGTAGTCGTTACTCACGAGATGGGCTTTGCTAGGTCAGTAGCGGATCGGATTATCTTCATGGATGCAGGGGAAATTTTAGAAGATACGACGGATGTTGCAGGATTCTTTGATAATCCACAAGAGCCTAGAGCCAAGCAGTTTCTCAGTAAAATTATCAATCATTAA
- a CDS encoding transporter substrate-binding domain-containing protein, with product MKKSIKVLASLAAVFAAVTLAACGASKDDSSKSATAKIKDNGKIVFGVKQDVPNFGYKDPKTNKFTGVEIDIANKIAKDLGVKAEFVPVTAQTRGPLLDNKQVDAVIATFTITDERKKTYNFTTPYFTDEVGFLVKKDAGFKSVSDLNGKTIGVAQSSSTKTGLAALAKEKGISFEYSELPDYPTLKTALTSGRIDAFSVDKSILSGYVDSKTEILGEGFARQEYGITTKKSNTELASYLDKQIKTLKSNGELKKMTDKYNLKDATAK from the coding sequence ATGAAAAAATCAATTAAAGTTTTAGCTAGTCTTGCAGCTGTTTTTGCAGCGGTAACACTTGCAGCCTGTGGCGCGTCAAAAGATGACAGCTCAAAATCAGCAACAGCTAAGATTAAAGACAACGGAAAAATTGTTTTTGGCGTGAAACAAGATGTCCCAAATTTTGGCTATAAAGATCCAAAAACAAATAAATTTACAGGTGTTGAGATTGATATTGCCAATAAAATTGCTAAGGATTTAGGTGTTAAGGCTGAGTTTGTACCAGTTACTGCACAAACTCGTGGACCATTGCTTGATAACAAACAAGTTGATGCTGTCATTGCAACCTTTACAATTACCGATGAACGTAAAAAAACGTATAACTTCACAACGCCTTACTTTACAGATGAAGTTGGCTTCTTAGTTAAAAAAGATGCAGGCTTTAAATCTGTCTCAGATTTAAATGGTAAGACAATTGGTGTCGCACAATCGTCTTCTACAAAAACGGGTCTTGCAGCATTAGCTAAAGAAAAAGGCATTTCATTTGAGTATTCAGAATTACCAGATTACCCGACGTTAAAAACGGCATTGACTTCAGGCCGTATCGATGCTTTCTCAGTTGACAAATCAATCTTGTCAGGCTATGTAGATTCGAAAACAGAGATTCTTGGCGAAGGATTTGCTAGACAAGAATATGGTATCACAACTAAGAAATCAAATACTGAGTTGGCAAGCTATCTGGATAAACAAATTAAAACGCTCAAATCAAATGGCGAGTTGAAAAAAATGACAGACAAGTATAACTTGAAAGATGCAACTGCTAAATAA
- a CDS encoding amino acid ABC transporter permease, whose translation MSPFALERWQAFFADFGQFAKGFLFTLEISIGALLLAVLLGLIFGSLSATRNKLLRGISRAYVEVYQNTPLLIQFVIVYYGFPLLNKNFVISAFWTAIICVGLYHGAYIAEVIRSGIEGVSKGQTEAAEAQGFTYGDTMRLIILPQAIRMIYPPLTNQVVNLIKNTSTVAIISGADLMFTAKSWSSMNVNYIPAFVGVGVLYFVLCFPLATLARRMEEKNKKSYSVG comes from the coding sequence ATGAGTCCTTTTGCTTTAGAACGTTGGCAGGCATTCTTTGCTGACTTTGGTCAATTTGCCAAGGGGTTTCTCTTTACCTTAGAGATTTCAATTGGTGCATTATTGTTAGCGGTACTGCTGGGGTTGATTTTTGGCTCGCTATCAGCGACACGAAACAAATTACTAAGAGGCATCAGTAGAGCCTATGTGGAAGTATACCAAAATACACCACTGTTGATCCAATTTGTGATCGTCTACTATGGTTTTCCACTTTTAAATAAAAACTTCGTTATTTCAGCGTTTTGGACAGCGATTATTTGTGTCGGTCTTTATCATGGTGCCTATATTGCGGAAGTGATTCGCTCAGGCATTGAGGGCGTTTCTAAAGGTCAGACGGAAGCTGCAGAGGCACAGGGATTCACTTATGGTGATACCATGCGCTTGATTATTTTACCCCAAGCCATCCGTATGATCTACCCGCCTTTAACAAATCAGGTTGTTAATCTGATTAAAAATACATCGACAGTCGCGATTATTTCAGGAGCGGATTTGATGTTTACGGCTAAATCTTGGTCATCGATGAATGTCAACTACATTCCAGCCTTTGTTGGTGTTGGTGTGCTATACTTTGTCCTATGTTTCCCGCTTGCGACATTAGCGAGACGGATGGAAGAAAAGAATAAAAAATCCTATAGTGTTGGGTAG
- a CDS encoding amino acid ABC transporter permease, translating to MSLAQEAAQVFTATNIRFLFQGLGLTIFIAFISIVLSTIFGTFLAVMRNGKNPFFKLIASVYIEVVRNVPNLLWIFVIFLIFQVKSVPAGIISFTVFTTAALAEIIRGGLNGVPEGQTEAGKSQGFTDRQILTSIVLPQAIRKMLPAIISQFVTVIKDTSFLYSVIALQELFGNSQILMGQYFQAGQVFMLYGFVAAIYFVINFVISQFARRLQKSWANSLE from the coding sequence ATGAGTTTAGCACAAGAAGCAGCACAGGTCTTTACGGCGACTAATATACGATTCCTTTTTCAAGGCTTAGGATTAACGATTTTTATCGCCTTTATTTCAATCGTCTTATCCACGATTTTTGGGACCTTCTTAGCAGTCATGCGTAATGGTAAAAATCCATTTTTTAAGTTAATTGCGAGTGTTTACATCGAAGTTGTTCGAAATGTCCCCAATCTCCTCTGGATTTTCGTTATTTTCCTTATTTTTCAAGTTAAATCGGTACCTGCTGGTATTATTTCTTTCACGGTCTTTACGACCGCAGCACTTGCGGAAATTATTCGTGGTGGTTTGAATGGCGTGCCAGAAGGTCAGACTGAGGCTGGGAAATCACAAGGATTTACCGATAGACAAATTCTAACAAGTATTGTATTACCTCAAGCTATTAGAAAAATGTTACCAGCGATTATTTCACAGTTTGTAACAGTGATTAAAGATACGTCCTTCTTATATTCGGTTATTGCCTTACAAGAATTATTTGGGAACTCTCAAATTTTAATGGGTCAATATTTCCAAGCAGGTCAAGTTTTCATGCTCTATGGATTTGTCGCAGCAATCTATTTTGTCATCAACTTTGTCATCTCACAGTTTGCGCGAAGACTACAAAAATCTTGGGCAAATTCTTTAGAATAA